A stretch of the Gimesia chilikensis genome encodes the following:
- a CDS encoding glycerophosphodiester phosphodiesterase, which translates to MKFVCALLFTLNLLTVLPAEEHSFLNNGVTAHRGNSVAWPENTIPAFESGILAGADWLELDIFLTRDGKLVVTHDKTTKRVGDQNRDVADSTYAELKTIDVATDFRRRKQLTKTECPPQQMPLLEEVLLLVKQQHKTRVSLQPKADCVKEAVALVKRLKMEPWVGFNDGNLNFMTQVKQLAPEIPVFWDRGADSDIAADIKIARQHGFEALVLHYSGITTEKVQQIKAAGLEPGAWTVNDPDLMQQLLQQGVERIYTDDPSLLLGLKNQ; encoded by the coding sequence ATGAAATTTGTATGCGCCCTGCTGTTCACTCTCAATCTGCTGACGGTACTTCCTGCTGAGGAACATTCCTTTTTAAACAACGGGGTCACCGCCCACCGCGGCAATTCCGTTGCCTGGCCGGAAAATACCATCCCCGCCTTTGAAAGTGGAATCTTAGCGGGTGCAGACTGGCTGGAACTCGACATTTTTCTCACGAGGGACGGCAAGCTGGTTGTCACACATGACAAGACCACGAAGCGGGTGGGTGATCAGAACCGGGACGTGGCCGATTCCACATATGCAGAATTGAAAACGATTGACGTCGCTACCGACTTCCGACGCAGAAAGCAGCTGACCAAAACAGAATGCCCACCCCAACAGATGCCGTTGCTCGAAGAAGTACTGCTGCTCGTCAAGCAACAGCACAAAACACGTGTTTCGCTGCAGCCTAAGGCCGACTGTGTTAAAGAGGCGGTCGCGCTGGTCAAACGTCTGAAGATGGAACCCTGGGTCGGTTTTAATGACGGGAACCTGAATTTTATGACCCAGGTCAAACAACTGGCTCCCGAGATCCCCGTCTTCTGGGATCGTGGTGCGGATTCGGATATCGCAGCCGACATCAAGATTGCCAGGCAACACGGCTTTGAAGCCCTGGTCCTACATTACAGCGGGATTACAACTGAAAAGGTCCAGCAGATTAAAGCCGCAGGCCTCGAGCCGGGTGCCTGGACTGTCAACGATCCCGATTTAATGCAGCAACTGCTCCAGCAGGGCGTCGAACGCATTTATACCGACGATCCCAGCCTGCTGTTGGGATTGAAAAATCAGTAA
- a CDS encoding DUF1501 domain-containing protein: protein MTVPPLQNELLTELSRRRFFDRMTDGLCGVALSSLLGQQAFGADTHRAQNLPENLQPRRPHFTPRATSVIHLCMQGGPSQVDLFDPKPALKKYHGQTAPRELTGNAVFETDRTGKLMQSPFEFKRHGKSGAWVSNALPNIAQEVDEMTIVRSMYNVHPNHEPAIYKMQSGQTFPGHPVLGSWVTYGLGNENQNLPAYVVLADPTNRLPVNNVDNWMSGYLSPLYQGTRMKSTGSPLLNLAPDYAHAEQVSRNKQQLLKQLDRMHQKQRPGQQELEARIQNYEMAANMQLEATETLDLAQETQETLAMYGIDQQETESFGRRCLLARRLVEKGVRFVQLYTRTQLWDNHSKIANSLQSACGQTDLPVAGLLKDLRQRGLLDSTLVLWGGEFGRLPTAQITNNAQMKLAGRDHGPYGFSAWMAGGGVKRGLVYGSTDEVGYASVENRVSIQDWHATILHLLGMDHERLVYQRNGLGERLTHQFETNVVHDIIA from the coding sequence ATGACCGTTCCCCCGCTACAAAATGAACTGCTGACTGAACTTTCCCGTCGTCGCTTTTTTGATCGCATGACAGACGGTCTGTGTGGCGTTGCGCTGTCTTCTCTGTTGGGGCAGCAGGCCTTCGGAGCAGATACACATCGCGCTCAGAATCTTCCAGAGAACCTGCAGCCGCGTCGTCCGCATTTCACTCCCCGCGCCACGTCAGTCATTCATCTCTGTATGCAGGGAGGCCCCAGCCAGGTTGACTTGTTCGATCCCAAGCCCGCCTTGAAGAAATATCACGGACAGACCGCTCCCCGCGAACTTACCGGCAACGCAGTATTCGAAACCGACCGCACCGGGAAACTGATGCAGAGCCCGTTTGAATTCAAGCGGCACGGCAAGTCGGGAGCCTGGGTTTCCAATGCGCTGCCGAACATTGCGCAGGAAGTGGACGAGATGACGATTGTCCGCTCAATGTATAACGTGCATCCCAACCACGAACCGGCCATTTATAAAATGCAGTCCGGCCAGACGTTTCCCGGGCATCCGGTGCTCGGCTCGTGGGTTACCTACGGGTTGGGGAATGAAAATCAGAATCTACCCGCTTACGTGGTACTCGCTGATCCCACCAATCGACTGCCTGTCAACAACGTGGATAACTGGATGTCGGGTTACCTTTCGCCCCTCTACCAGGGAACGCGAATGAAATCGACGGGCTCTCCGCTATTGAACCTGGCTCCCGATTACGCTCACGCCGAGCAGGTCAGTCGCAACAAGCAACAGCTGCTCAAACAACTCGACCGCATGCATCAGAAACAACGCCCCGGTCAACAGGAGCTGGAAGCCCGCATTCAGAATTATGAGATGGCTGCCAATATGCAGCTCGAAGCGACCGAGACACTCGACCTGGCACAGGAGACGCAGGAAACCCTGGCCATGTATGGCATCGATCAGCAAGAGACCGAAAGTTTCGGCAGACGCTGCCTGCTGGCCCGACGGCTGGTAGAGAAGGGAGTTCGCTTCGTTCAGCTTTATACCCGGACACAACTCTGGGACAACCACTCCAAGATTGCAAATTCCTTGCAGAGTGCCTGTGGCCAGACCGACCTGCCTGTCGCGGGACTGCTCAAAGACCTGCGTCAGCGGGGACTGCTCGATTCGACGCTGGTCCTCTGGGGTGGTGAGTTCGGACGTCTGCCGACGGCCCAGATCACCAACAACGCCCAGATGAAACTCGCCGGCCGCGATCATGGTCCCTACGGTTTCTCTGCCTGGATGGCGGGGGGCGGAGTCAAACGGGGGCTGGTTTATGGCAGCACCGATGAAGTCGGCTACGCTTCCGTAGAAAACCGCGTCAGCATCCAGGACTGGCACGCGACGATTCTGCACCTGTTGGGCATGGATCATGAAAGACTGGTCTACCAGCGCAACGGCCTGGGCGAACGGCTGACGCATCAGTTCGAAACGAATGTCGTCCACGATATCATCGCCTGA
- a CDS encoding PSD1 and planctomycete cytochrome C domain-containing protein: protein MVVSRRTITGLLCNCLIVCLHFTTVSHAADSPAEQKSVVYEDSVLPIFQKHCIKCHSEKNRKAEFDLSSTAGLLKGGESGAGLVAGQPEESLLYDYLHEELMPPEGEMPLSKAEIETVRLWIRGGLKFKAAPQSVAETQISQHDVIPILYRRCVMCHGPEYQEGGLDLRTKAAMLTGGNAGPAVITGQPDESPLVKYIVKKTCPPKAEISRAGIEPMPAAELETVKTWITEGLHEDDNSEPFRLDQDPLVTTEDRQFWSFQPPQQVTPPAVKHQTLVKNPIDAFLLRKLEAADLSYAPEADKRTLIRRATYALTGLPPTQAEVQAFLADESADAYEKLVDRLLDSPRYGEKWGQFWLDLAGYADSEGKRSADLIRKYAYRYRDYVIQSFGEDKPYDVFLTEQLAGDELVDHQHAAEVTPELIEKLVATGFLRMAPDGTSANPVNRVTDRLEVISDELDVLYRSVLGLTMNCARCHSHKYDPIPQRDYYRSMAIFKGAYDEYDWMTPQPFSNQWKRARSRLLTLVPKEEQAAIDQHNAPIEAQIADVESKLKDKKLDKAEKKKLDKQLKDLKASLKTPEMIRALWDRGRPSPTYIYRRGDEMQPTRPVEPGPPSAIAEGISPYRIDPSLQTEEKTGRRLAFARWLTQPDHPLTSRVIVNRIWHKHFGTGLVKSIDNFGALGTPPSHPELLDWLAVEFVQQGWQFKKLHRLIMTSRAYRQSSSVTPELEKLDPENELLSRMSLRRLEAEELRDALIFTAGELDETKYGQPVAVEVRKDGLVTAKRSEDGWRRSVYVRHRRKEMPTFLEVFDLPQMNPNCTERKISNVVSQPLLLVNNNMVHELAVYFANRVRKQAGDDPAQQIKLAYQLAYQRPPAETELALALDSLKLLNPPAKNDSQQDSRPADGFTEYCHVLLNSAEFLYID, encoded by the coding sequence ATGGTCGTTTCCCGTCGTACCATCACCGGCCTGCTGTGCAACTGTCTGATTGTCTGCCTGCACTTCACCACCGTCAGTCACGCTGCAGACTCCCCCGCTGAACAAAAATCCGTTGTTTACGAAGACAGCGTCCTGCCGATCTTTCAGAAACACTGCATCAAATGCCACAGTGAGAAAAACCGCAAAGCGGAATTCGATCTGAGCTCAACCGCCGGCCTGCTCAAGGGAGGCGAATCAGGAGCAGGGCTCGTCGCGGGGCAACCGGAAGAGAGTCTGCTCTATGATTATCTGCACGAAGAGCTGATGCCCCCGGAAGGTGAGATGCCCCTTTCGAAAGCCGAAATCGAAACCGTACGCCTGTGGATCAGAGGCGGACTCAAGTTCAAAGCAGCGCCCCAGTCTGTCGCGGAAACCCAAATCTCGCAGCACGATGTGATTCCGATCCTCTATCGCCGTTGTGTGATGTGCCACGGCCCGGAGTACCAGGAAGGGGGACTCGACCTGCGAACCAAGGCAGCGATGCTGACCGGCGGAAACGCGGGACCTGCGGTCATCACAGGTCAGCCCGACGAAAGCCCGTTGGTCAAATATATTGTAAAGAAGACCTGCCCCCCCAAAGCGGAAATCAGCCGCGCCGGAATCGAACCGATGCCCGCCGCGGAACTGGAAACGGTGAAAACCTGGATCACCGAAGGCCTGCATGAAGATGACAACAGCGAACCGTTTCGCCTCGACCAGGACCCACTGGTCACAACCGAGGATCGTCAGTTCTGGTCATTCCAGCCTCCCCAGCAGGTCACTCCGCCCGCAGTCAAACATCAGACACTGGTGAAAAATCCGATCGATGCCTTCCTGCTCCGCAAACTGGAAGCAGCTGACCTCTCCTATGCCCCCGAGGCAGACAAGCGGACTTTGATCCGCCGCGCAACCTATGCCTTAACAGGACTGCCTCCCACACAAGCTGAAGTACAGGCATTTCTCGCGGATGAAAGTGCGGACGCCTATGAAAAACTGGTCGATCGTCTGCTCGATTCTCCCCGTTATGGCGAGAAGTGGGGGCAGTTCTGGCTCGACCTGGCCGGCTACGCGGATTCCGAAGGAAAACGGAGTGCCGACCTGATCCGCAAATACGCGTATCGCTACCGGGATTATGTGATTCAGTCTTTTGGTGAAGACAAGCCTTACGATGTCTTCCTCACCGAACAACTGGCCGGCGATGAACTGGTCGATCATCAACACGCCGCCGAAGTCACTCCCGAACTGATTGAAAAGCTGGTGGCGACCGGCTTTCTAAGAATGGCGCCCGATGGGACCTCAGCCAACCCGGTGAATCGTGTGACTGACCGTCTGGAGGTCATCTCGGATGAACTCGACGTACTGTACCGCAGTGTGCTGGGCCTGACGATGAATTGTGCCCGCTGTCACAGTCATAAATACGATCCGATTCCGCAGCGCGACTATTATCGTTCCATGGCAATCTTTAAGGGAGCCTACGACGAGTACGACTGGATGACACCACAGCCTTTCAGCAATCAATGGAAACGGGCCCGCAGTCGTCTGTTGACCCTGGTCCCCAAGGAAGAACAGGCCGCCATCGATCAGCATAATGCTCCGATCGAAGCCCAAATTGCAGACGTCGAATCGAAACTCAAAGACAAGAAACTGGACAAGGCGGAAAAGAAGAAGCTCGACAAACAGCTCAAGGACCTGAAAGCCTCTCTCAAAACCCCGGAAATGATCCGGGCCCTCTGGGACCGGGGGCGTCCTTCGCCGACCTATATCTATCGCCGTGGCGACGAGATGCAGCCCACCCGTCCTGTGGAACCGGGGCCGCCGTCCGCGATCGCTGAGGGCATCTCGCCTTATCGCATTGATCCTTCGTTACAGACCGAAGAGAAAACCGGACGCAGACTGGCGTTTGCCCGCTGGTTGACGCAGCCCGACCATCCGCTGACTTCCCGGGTGATTGTGAATCGCATCTGGCACAAACATTTTGGTACCGGTCTGGTGAAGAGTATCGACAACTTTGGCGCCCTGGGCACACCTCCCAGCCATCCCGAACTGCTGGACTGGCTGGCGGTTGAATTCGTGCAACAGGGCTGGCAGTTCAAAAAACTGCATCGCCTGATCATGACCTCGCGTGCCTACCGTCAGTCATCTTCAGTCACGCCGGAACTGGAGAAACTGGATCCGGAAAACGAACTGCTTTCCCGTATGTCACTCAGACGACTCGAAGCAGAGGAACTGCGCGACGCTCTGATCTTCACTGCCGGCGAACTCGACGAGACGAAATATGGTCAGCCGGTCGCTGTGGAAGTCCGGAAAGATGGACTGGTCACCGCGAAGCGGAGTGAGGACGGCTGGCGACGCAGCGTTTATGTCCGTCACCGCCGAAAAGAAATGCCGACCTTCCTGGAAGTGTTCGACCTGCCCCAAATGAACCCGAACTGCACCGAACGTAAAATTTCCAACGTCGTTTCCCAGCCCCTGCTGCTGGTCAATAATAATATGGTACACGAACTGGCGGTCTACTTTGCTAATCGAGTCCGGAAGCAGGCGGGAGACGATCCCGCTCAACAGATTAAGCTGGCTTACCAGTTGGCCTACCAGCGTCCCCCTGCTGAGACAGAACTCGCGCTGGCCCTCGACTCGCTGAAGTTACTGAATCCGCCTGCAAAAAATGATTCCCAACAGGATTCCCGTCCTGCTGATGGATTTACTGAATACTGCCACGTGTTGCTCAACTCCGCCGAATTTCTTTACATCGACTGA